A window of Fusarium oxysporum Fo47 chromosome II, complete sequence genomic DNA:
CTGGGAAGTAGATATTGGTAAACGTTGGACCGTTGACAAAGTTTCGATTCTGGGAGGCCGGCTTCCAACCCTACTCAGAAGCGGGGACGGCCATTTGGATGATGATCAAATCGGATGGTATGCAAATCAACCGagaacttgagaaggagatccATTTGATTTGTGCATGCGTCGGATTGGTAGATGTTATCAAGGTTTCGACTGACAACGTTCCAAGCCCGTACATCAGCAAGAATCGGCCACATGTAGTCGATATAGTCCCATAAGTATCTGTATCTGGTAGGGAAACCTTTATCCAGACTTTTCCATTCTGCATATGAACCGATCTTCCCATCTTTCTCGATATCCAGAACACCAACCATCCGGGTTAGATGGGTTGGTACTTGAAGCATGAAAACTGCTCGATTCTCGGAAGTGACTCCACGAATGCGATGTTCCAACACTGCCCTGGCATTGATAAGCTCATTTACCCAACCACACATTATGGCTCTGATGGCATATAAAACGTCCTCCTTCGCAGGTGCACCTTCTTTCAATATTTCCAGAGGATAATCCCAGTCGACTGCTCGGCAAGGGAGATCCCGGATTTGATCTCGCATATGTCTCGCGAACTCAGGTGACAAGGTTATGATCTCCAGAAGATCAGGGCTCATACAAGTGTCTTCTTCGTGCTCAGTTCCGGAACGTGATCCATCcatgtcatcatcaacgtcgGCGATTTCGCCGCTGAGGGCTTTAAGACAGCCTCTTGCAAAGGTAGCTAGGTCCTCAGTCCATGTACGGGGGCTGTCTTCCTCAGACAAAGCTAGTCGCTCGCGTTCGTCCAGTGCGGTGAGCCACTCATGGTGTTGGGCGATCAGGTCGATTTCAGCTGTTGTAAGCGACTGAATGCCTCTTAACCTGACCCTGATCCTTTCCAAATTTGGTTCAAGATGATCCATTGTGTTTCTCTTTGAAGGTTTGAGAGTCTAGGTTGACTATGCTGGAGGTGAAATTCCATCAGTGGTCGTGGTCGTTTTGGGTCGAGTTCTGTTCCGTCTTCCCAAGCAATCCATGTCCTCCCTAGAATGCCTCGACTTATAGAAATTGTTCTCGGAAAACCTAGTCCTGGACTTGGTGGTCTCCTGAGTTTCCCCCAATTCATCTACAACTTCCTGCATCGCCCGGTTCATGCCACCAGAGAATACCGTATGCAGGGCTTCAAGAACTGGACCTTCGCGCAAGCTCAATCAAGAACCTTTAAGAATAAGTCGATTCTTTCAAAGCGGCTGAAGAGTTTATGTCTTGTCATCATttcgagaagagaaggcCGTGATCGCCTCGCCCGAATTGAAGCCTTGGTTACGAGACCGAAAGGAGACAATTACCAGTTCATAACCCAAGGGGATGTTGTCCCTCGCTTCTGTAGGCCAGACATGTGGGGGAATCTCTGGTCTGGTAGTGACGAGCCTCAAGATATCACAAGATCTATTCCAATATTTTGCAAGGGTCTAATGATTACATACCTCAATCTACATCGTGGCAACTCAGCCTAATCAATCCCAGCCAAGTATCGACCATGCAAGCATCTAGCACTAGACTTTCAAACTGGAGATAGATCAGGAATCTCTATTATTGCAATTGATTCTTGATCAAGACCCTTTGTCCATGTTGTCTCATTCCATGGCATATGCTCACCAATGCGCCAACGAACAATGCGGAAAATCAACTAAGGTGCTCTTTCAGTCGACTTCGCGACAGTTTGTATTCTTCTCATGAAATCAACTGACCTCTTCAGACTTCAACAATGATAATCTTGTGTTCGTCGCCAAGCAGGAAAGAATTTCTGACTGCTCATCAGGATACCTCTAACATGGCACTGCACAAGAATCATCCCTCGGCAGGAAACAAACACCGGCTTTCTGATTACACTCTCACAAGTTTACAAGACTTTCTTATTCACTGCCTTGGAGAACATTCCTGATGGGTTGTCGAGGACATTCATGcaaatcatcatcacaactcCGCGCTGAAAGGGTGAAGAATGGGAATAATCTTTGCTAAGATTATGCCTAAGCTTATCCTAAATCATAAAAGTTTTAGCTAAATATCCTAAGATTAGACAAGGAAGGCCTAAAGTGTATGATTTCTCTTCTAATTTCATGTCCTATCCTGGTGGATGCCTCCCATCTGTTTCCAGCCCCAATCGCCGTGACATCTCCAATGAGTGCGATAATAATGCCCGGAGTGTTTCAAAGTCAATCACGATGCTTGTTAGGTGCATGGTGATAGATACTCTGTATGTACCTCTCGTGATACTGAGTAAAGAACTCGGGTAAATCGGGTGTTTGTTGTCAAACTATCACAGGGATAGCATGCCAGGAAACTCCAGGTCAACTGCTGGCATTGGTCCGTTTCCGTCTGAAAAAAATCCTCCCGACTCCAGCTTAGGGGAGTTCTTAGCCCTGAAGTATAGGCAGACAACGTGAACTGCCATATTGGTTGGCATCGAGTCCAGAGGATGAGCTGCCAAGAAGATGTTGAGCCTGTCGATTAGCTTATTATGTAGTTCAAACATCCCAAGTGCGCGGCAAGATAAATCCAATGAGTATAGTTTCCAGCTCCCTTCTGTTAACGATACGATAAGATGGCTGATGTCCGGCATCGTCGCTGGCTTTGCGGTTTTGCACAGGTTCGATGGGAAGATATTGTAGGACTCGGTTGTTCTGGCGCACGAGTCTTTCCATTGGCGCCGGTTGCTCCTCGAAAACTGTTGTCTTGTCCTTCACAAATCGTTTGAGCCGCGAGATGTTTCCCTGCACAGTACAACCTTCGTGGAAAATTGTGTTGATCCCTGCCACGACATTGGAAGGCTCAGCCCTCAGATCGAAGCTCTCTGTGTTGTCTGCGAATGAGACCTTgttgaccttggccttgttccGCATAAACACATGCTGTATGGCGACCCTCGAGATACCCACATAAACTGCAGGTGTTGCGCTCTCTGGGCCGGGGATCTCAACCGGCAAACGGTCTGGCATATGTTTGGCTCCGTCTCGGGGGATAAATAGACGGCTGGCGCGCACATACTTTCGGACAATCCTCATGTCCCCATTTGTCACCGTTGACCCACTATTGCCTGGTGTCCAGACATTGTCAAAATAGGTGCCATGGACAGGCACTTGGTGAGGCTCGTCGTTGCTGTCGAGCATGTCCTCGTCATGGTATGCAGCAATCACTGTTTGGTTGGGCTGAACCCACGCCGACGTTGCTTTCCTCGACTTGAGCGTCTTTAAAACGGTTCCCTCATTATCACCATCAGACGCAGTTTGGCTGGTTGAATTCTCTGATAAACCAGTAGAGGGAACTGGCGCTCGTGTTCCATGCCCCGTCGCGTCAGTCTCTCCAGACAGGAGGGCTGCTTCCGCAACATTATTATGTGTGTGCTGCGGGGTCAACTATGATGGCCTTCCTGCCACTTGGTTCTTTACCGAGTGGCATTGTAGCCGACAGAACAGTCACCttgtcatcctcatcaaggTGCTCGAGGACTTGGATGTCTTCGGCGTAGCTCTTCGCGTCTTCAGCCATGGTTGTTAGGGCAGTAGTAACGCTGAAGAACGAGTCCTCTCGGACTTCGGGGTCTTGAGAACCTCTGTCCAGACGCTCTCTTGCTTTGTCGATCTTATCAGCCTCGGTTGAGGTGGGCTCATATGCAGGATAGGCGCTCACGATCGCCAAATCAATATTGTTTAACTGGTAGCTTGAGTTCAGCAATCTATCAACGATAAAGGCGTGATCTTTTCGGGCAGATAAATACCTTGTTCGTTGAGTCGGTCGGCGACCTCGCTCTTTTCAGAGTCTGGGCCAGCCTCTTTCCAGCCGCACTCGTGCTCCATCGATCCGGTTCTTCATCCATTCGTCAAGCCTTCGTGGCACGACCAGGTGATTTTTACTGAAGCTCACCGCGATCCTCGCAGCCGCATGTTCGCGGTGTTTCCTGATGCTTGTCAGTGTGAACTAATTATTGTGCGTTTCATGTGGCCTACTGTGCATCTCGTAGTGACGAGCACGCCTGCACCGGGCACGTCCTGCTCAATCAAGTATTCTGACAGAGCGGAAAGGTGGGTTTGATTTTCATCTCAAACATATCAGCGTTGTAGATTCTCGAATAAGAGTATTTCTGGTCTGATAATaacatatatataattatgtTGAAGaaatttcttctttccaagtTGGAGTTGTGTTGCTGTACACCTTAAGGAGAGAATGCGTACAGAGTAGCCCCGCTTTGATCAAGCAGTGTATCTCTCTGGCTGAGAGTGTTATGTAAGCGGTTTGTTTCCAACTCGCAGTGATGGCCAGTGAAGGTACGTATACCTAGGTAAGTACTATAGGTAGTCTCATAGATGATAATGCGATGTCACTATTATGTATATTCGTGTTGAAAATCTATCGCTGGAAGTTCAATGATTAGGCAGTTTGTGTTTATGCGGATCAAATATCAGAAAACTTGGCATGAATGAGTATATTATGTATCAAGACAAACCTGAACAGATAATCCTGGATGCTATCTTCCTTTTCTGCCTGTCCTGTTGCGATAATTGTCAACCAAAGGAACTGGTGAACAGAGGAGCATTATTAAATACCCTAGAGCTTCACCAATTCATATCAGTTCTTGCCAAGACTTGGGTATCGCTAGCTCTCTCAGTTCAGGTACTTCTTACTGGAGAAATGTTGCTACGTAGCTCAACTACTCCTGGCTATGATGCCTGTCAGTTTAATGCGTTTGCGCGAATAATCAAAACAGTCTCGGTGCGTATCGCCGTTATACGGCGAGGCCGTCCCGTTCCGCGGCGCAGTCTAGGTGAGCACGGTGAGCATGGAGATACCAACCCTCGTCGGTATCGAAAACGTTCCACACGATGTCTTGGTAACGTGTCTGTCTCATGATTCGACAAGTTGTAAGTGGTCTCTCGAGGCTCACGGACCCGCGAGATCGGGACCAACCGGGCTGCTTCCTTTTGCTCTATCAGGACAAGATATCTTTTTCTGGATGTTCTAGCGAGCTTCTAGAGTGTTTCAGGCTCGGGTTCTCACCGAGCTTCCCTTTTAATCTGATGCGCGACATTTCACATGGACGAGGACATCAGCCCTGAGGTTCTGGCTGTGTTGGAGTTGATCGTTGGAGTTGCAGTTGAAGCTAGGGGGCCGGGCCGGCAGTCCAAGCTCCGGACcagttggtgttgagcttgactCGCTGTCCTGGGGTCGGAGACACTGTGGGTAAGGGAAGAGACCAAACTGGGGTTTTATGTAACGATATCGAGGTTAGACCCTCTGAGATCGTCACAATGCCAATGTATGCGGGTCTTGACCGGACTCAAACGTCCCGGTCAGGTTGAGATTGGGCAGAATATGAGGGAAGAGAATGTAAACGAAGTAACAATAAGAATTGAACTTATTGTTCTGAGTAGGTTATACTGAGGTGAATTCCTTGGTCACCTCAATATTACCCCCACCTAAGCTCTTGAGCTAGCATTTATGGACAGTAGCAGTACGTCACTTTGCTTGTCATTGAGGTGAGCTTCAAATAACTGCGCGGCGGCCAAATGATAAAGAGAAAACTTGAAAAAGCTGGGCAAAACTCAAATGATTGGACAGAGCTGGCAACGTGCATATCTGTTAGAGAAGCGTCTCGACTTTCAAACGACATGACATGTCGTATCAGGCTGCGAAAAGGGGGGTATCTACCCCAGGATTAACGCTGTAATGGAACGTCAAAGCTGCGAATAGTGGCATGCTTGAGAGATTATGCGTCCTGCTTTGGACACTCGGTGTGAGCTGTTTGGCGATCATGTTCGATCTCGGGGCGAATTCTGGCTACCTCAACACGCAACACGATAATTACTTAGCCAGAGAATTGACTCTAGAGATGCCGTTTTCCGTTACGGGTGAGGCATCAGcccaatccaatccaattGCAGCTCTGTTCTTCACCACCTCCTTCACCTTGCAGCCCAGGTCAATGCTCACCTGGCTCCTGGGGCCTCACAGACCAACTGACCAGGCACTGTTTACAGTTGCTAGACGCTGAATGgcctctttttttcttttcttctgcttttaTTCCTGCTGTGGTACAGTACTTGGAGAGGCAACCTAAAAGGTCCCACCCCCGAATTTTTCTGTGCTTTAGTGACCAAGGCCATTACTGGTTTTTTTTTGCACTTATATCCAATCCCCCGTAAACATCCACATCGTGTTTTCCTCGTCCCTctcccttctttcttctcttcttgagatAGATCATCTCTTCCCCCGCCGACATCTTGATCTGGCTGTCGCAACTATTGTGACTTGCATGACTGGGCCTCACTAGAGCCGTATTGCCAGCTTCCCATTACCTAACCTAGTCCTACTAGGAATCACCACGTCGACTACCTAATCAAATACCACTCCAACCTTTTTTCAAAttccttctctttatccctCTTCTCACATcgccatcatgtctttcaGTGGACGCAAATTCTCTATCAACCGCCATACTGGCGCCCCCAAGACCCTCACTCGTCGTTTCAGTACGACTGAGCCTTCGATGAACGGTAAGCCTTTTGTCTCTCCTTTGTATGTGGCGTTTCTCGCCCAACTGCACTCTCAAGACGGCTTTATATGTCTTCAGCTTGAAGATTATACTTCAAGCTCTCCAGTACCATATTGTCTAGCTTCATGAGCTATTTGCAACCATCAAAGAACACCGAAACCTCATCTACTCTCCTCACCGTTTTCTTACCTCCCCTCACCGTCCCGCCTTTTCACTCTCACTACCGGCGCCACTGGCGCGTTACTTTCCCCTCTCTGTTCCTAATAATCCCTGTCATTCTGCCCCTCCATGAACTGAACCCCTCCAAATCCGCCTTAGATGAGCTACATAGGAGCttggctgcagctgcagctctgCCCCACAACGTCATAATTCAACTCTCTAACATGGTAGAGAGATTGTATCATAATAACAGTACCCAATCACATTATACTAATTCAATATCTTGTTAGAATTCCAATCCAAGGTTCATCGTCAGTTCCGAAGTGCCCATGAAGGTCATATGCCCCACGCTGGTCTCGATGCCAGCCGATCATCAACCGGTGTTATCTGGTGTACAGAGCGAGCTTCCGAGTATGGCTATCTCGAGAACCCTGATGCGTGGGCCAATCTTGGTCAGGGTGCTCCTGAAGTTGAGGACGATATCGAAGGCTGCTTCCCCAGACCTGAAACCATTAACATCTCAATGGCTGGTCGAGAGTACGGTCCTACAGCTGGTATCAAGCCCTTGAGAGAGGCTGTTGCTAAACTGTACAACGAGGCTCATCGTCAGGGAAAGGAGAGTCAGTATACTTGGGAAAACGTTGCTATCGTCCCAGGTGGTCGCGCGGGTCTCATCCGTATCGCCGCCGTTCTCGGCAACTCATACCTGTCTTTCTTCTTACCCGACTATACGGCTTACAATGAGATGTTGAGTCTTTTCAAGAACGTGCGTTTTACTCTAGCGAAAAATTTATGCTTGGTGGTGGGGTGCTGACAAAATCTCACAGTTTGCCGCCATTCCCGTCCCTCTGGCTGAAGAGGACGGCTACCACATTCACCCTGACAAGATTGCCGAGGAAATTGCCCGTGGTACCTCTGTCATTCTTACCTCGAACCCTCGCAACCCCACTGGCCGTGTTATCGCCAACCCGGAGCTTGCGGAGATCCAGGACATTTGCCGAGACAGAGCCACATTCATCAGTGACGAGTTCTACTCGGGATACAATTACACATCCAATTGCGATGGCTCGACAATATCAGCGGCAGAGAACGTGGATGACgtcgacgaagatgatgttcTGATCATTGATGGTCTCACCAAGCGCTTTCGTCTGCCCGGTTGGAGAATTGCTTGGATCCTGGGACCCAAGGGTAAGCACACCAAACAATCTAAACACCAAGAAAAGACACTGATTTTGTCCTTCTAGAATATATCAATGCGTACGTTTTATCTTGAATTTTCTCTGAACTTTTTGAGTCACTTTTGTTGGTACCCCTTTTCTGCCATAGGATGACTGACATACTCGTAGCATCGGTTCATGCGGATCTTACCTCGATGGTGGTGCCTGCCATCCTTTCCAGGAAGCTGCTATTCCCATGCTTGAGCCCAGTGTGGTCAAGAATGAGATGATTCACCTCCAGTCTCACTTCAGAGTAGGTCTCACGGATTAAGTCAAACAAGACATGAGAGACTAACTATTTCTTAGGACAAGCGTGACTTCGTCGTTCGACGTCTCCGTGAGATGggtttcatcatcaagtATGTCCCTGACTCGACCTTCTACCTGTAAGTCTTCACCTACCCAAGATTCATTTGAATGAGACTAAACGATCATCAGCTGGCTCAACCTTGAAGGTCTTCCCGAGTCCATCTCAGATGgtctcaacttcttccagGCTTGTCTTGAAGAGAAGGTCATTGTGGTGCCCGGTATCTTCTTCGATCTTAACCCTTCGCGCCGTCGTGATCTATTCGACTCCCCTTGCCATCACTTCGTGCGACTATCTTACGGTCCCCGCATGGATGTTCTCAAGATGGGAATGGACGCCATTGAACGTGTTGTTCAGAAGTGAGTTCCAGTTCAACCAATACCTCGTCGTAGTGGTTTATAGAGCTAACACGCTGCAGGCACCGAAAGCTCAACTAAGCCGTCTCCTAAAACAACCAAGACCTATGCTTGCTTGAAAGTTTGGCTCAACCACATGAGTTATGTGTTATTTTATTGCCTGAGCCGGGTTGTTGACGAGCTTTGCGCTTTGACAATTTTGAGACACCTCAGAGTATTATCTCACAGAGACAGCAGATATGTTGTCACAACTGTTATGCATGGCAAATGCACGCAGTTTGGCAATAAGTTAAGCTGAGGTTACACGAGAATTAGTATTGAAAGAGATCATCCCTGTCATAGATGGAGGGGTCTGCTAGATCGTCTCAGACAGTTGTATCCATCGTTATTTTTCCTAATGAATCGTCCTCGTCTCGGATTCTTTGATATTACTTGAAAACCACAATTAGTCCTCTGTCACTTGATCATGGTCTGACTAAATACTCTCTATCAGTCACACCCTTTTTGGCAAGTTACCCCACGCTGAGCATAAAGACGACACCCATGAACTCTAGACCGCCGCATCTATGCAGATGCATTTATCACGCCTTATTCCGCCCTCAAGTCCCCTCATCCAGCTCATATCGCCATCGCCCCTGCTGCCGCTCGGATGAGACCCTGAATTAGCCTTTCAAAGGTGATAATCCTATCAGAAGTTCAGGTGATGGCGACATTGCACTGAGGCGTAGATCTACCCGCTCGTCTCGCTCAAAAGTCCCGATCTCTTTATAAAACAAGCAAAAATGGCCGAAAGGACGATACCCGCTGTGGATAATTCTTGATGTGAGGTCGAGTCCCCCACTGTAACTATGTAGTTTGTGGTGTCCTGGTAGTTGGCCAATACGAACAACTGTAATGCTTCTCCTAGCAAAGGCGAAATTCGACAAACTACTATGATAAATAAGATGTTTTCAGGTATCTTATGATAATTATGTCATGAATCTCGATCCCTTCTGGTTGTTTGAGTGCTGGAATATGGAAGACAATGGAGCGACTAGTTCTAGAATTGGCGCAGGGATTCTTAGTGGCTGGCCTACTCTATCGGCTTCCATTTTTTTCTATCCTCCTCCTAACTTAATTCCATGACACTCTCACATCGACCTTCAACTTCTCAGTATAATAATCCATCAATAGAAAACCCCAGAATCATTTAGACTCAGAAAGTCTGTCGATTCAAACAAGACGCATCATATAGTGAGAGTTCCGTGCTTTAATACACTCATAAAGCACTCTCCCTCAACGAGTGAAGCCATAACCACTCGGCCACATTATGCTCAAGCGGCTCCCACGCCTTACAATCACTCGTCTATACAACACTACATTTGCACCTCGCTTCTCCAGTACAATGTCCAGCAACGATCAGCAAACGCAGACAGGGTCCAGCGAAGCTAAGGACACCAACAAGACACCACTTCCTCTTCCAGCCCCAGAACACGCCGCCGCAGACCAGGGCGATGACGTGACGTCTCTTCGTGTGGGCGAGTCTGTTAAGCTCGACGCCATGGGCCCGCTCGTTGTAAACACAGATGGAACTATGGGTAGGATTGGAAACTGGGCGGGTATGACTGAGCATGAGAGGGCGCAGACGTTGAGATTGTTGGGAAAGAGGAATAAGGAGAGGATGGATGTTCTCAAGGCTAAGAaagcggaggaggagcaaaAGTCAGGCACCAATGCCGAGAAATGAGGGTGATTTAATGCTACGAGGAATGATAGAAGCCCTCGGATGTTCGGATGATGCGATGAGGAAACTGGAAATTAGATGCAATGGATGATATTACGACTCATCTCACAGACACAGAATAGACTTTTTGAACGTGTTGAACCTTAAGAAACTAGTTACGGAAACGATGTATCGTATACCCGTTGATATCATTGCAAAACAAAAAAGCCCTCCCAGTTTGTCCTGTCATCCGAACCCAGGGACTGGTCTCTATCAGTTGCCTTCAAACAACCATGTATATCCATCATATCGTCATCCACTGAACGTCACCTCACGAAACCTCGCGATATTTTAGGTTGTGCACCATACCAGGCAGCCTTGATGGCTAGCC
This region includes:
- a CDS encoding pyridoxal phosphate-dependent transferase, whose product is MSFSGRKFSINRHTGAPKTLTRRFSTTEPSMNEFQSKVHRQFRSAHEGHMPHAGLDASRSSTGVIWCTERASEYGYLENPDAWANLGQGAPEVEDDIEGCFPRPETINISMAGREYGPTAGIKPLREAVAKLYNEAHRQGKESQYTWENVAIVPGGRAGLIRIAAVLGNSYLSFFLPDYTAYNEMLSLFKNFAAIPVPLAEEDGYHIHPDKIAEEIARGTSVILTSNPRNPTGRVIANPELAEIQDICRDRATFISDEFYSGYNYTSNCDGSTISAAENVDDVDEDDVLIIDGLTKRFRLPGWRIAWILGPKEYINAIGSCGSYLDGGACHPFQEAAIPMLEPSVVKNEMIHLQSHFRDKRDFVVRRLREMGFIIKYVPDSTFYLWLNLEGLPESISDGLNFFQACLEEKVIVVPGIFFDLNPSRRRDLFDSPCHHFVRLSYGPRMDVLKMGMDAIERVVQKHRKLN